TCAGGTGGCTGTTGATGACCTTGGCCACGGCTTCGCGGTCCACGGTGCCCTGCGTGGAGGAGATGCTGCGCGCGGTGGCGCGCGTGACGGTGCCGCCCACCGCGCCCTTGCCCACGCCGCCCGCGCCCAGCGCGCCGATGCCGCCGCCGCCCTTGCCGCGCAAGAGCTCCGCGCCCAGGGTGGCGCCGCCGCCCTTGCCGCCGCCGCCCAGGCCGAAGGTGCCCAGGCCCGCGTTGGCGATGGGCGCCTTGCCGATGAGGCCCGCGAGTTTGTAGTTCGTCTGCTTGGCGTTCTTGCTGCCCGGGCCGCTGCCCAGCTTGTCCACGGCGGCCAGCAGGTCGTTGGCGGCGGGGCCCGCGGCGGACAGCTTCGCGAGCGCCTTGAGGGCCTTGCTCTCCGGCGCGGCGGCCACGGCCTTGGGGACCTGCACTTGCTTGACGGGCTTGGGAGGAGCCTTCTCCGCGACGACGGGCTTCTCCTTCACGGGCTCCTTCTTCTTGAGGGCCTCGAGCTTCTTCTTGGCCTCTTCCTTCTTCTTGGGCTCGGGGGCGATGAGGCGCAGCGCGACGGGCGGGAGGTTCTTCTGCGTGAAGTCCGCGGTCGCGGGGCCTTGCGGCCGGGTGGCGATGAACCAGCCCAGGCCGCCGCCGAAGATGGCGAGGAAGAAGAGGGTCAGCCAGGGCAGGCCCTTGAGCGGGTTGACGAAGATGCGCTCGGGGGCGGGGGCCGCGTAGGCGACGAGCGACATCTTGCCTGGGTGAGGCGGGCGGCGGCGCCGTCGCGCAGGGTGACGAAGCGGCGGCTGCCGTCGGACTCGAGCGCGGCGGTGGTGACGGGGGCGAAGCGGCCGTCTCCGTTCGCCTTCTCCACGTCGGTGCCGGGGGGCACGAAGAGGCGGTAGTTGCCGTTGACGGACTCGGCGAGGGTGAAGTCGTCGCCTTCCGGGAGGGTGAAGCCCCACAGCGGCATGGGGGCCAGTTCGTCCACGGCGGCCTTCACGGGCTTCTTCGCGTCCGGGACGAAGCGGCGCGCGTCGCGGCGCACGGCGCCCCAGTAGAGCTCCAGGTAGAGCTGGGCCGCGCCCTTCTTGCCCGGGCCGATCTTCGGCGCGTGCGTGGGGCGGCTGGCCGGGGCCGCGTCGAGGACGAGGGGGCCGGAGGCGGGCGCGGCGACGTCCGTGTCCACGTCCGAGAGCAGGTCGTCCGCGACGAGGAGGCTGGGCATGACCTCCGAAGGCGGACGGCGCCGGGTGGAGGGGACGGTGCCCGCGGGAACGGCGGGAGCGGGGGCCTGCTTCGAGGCCGCGGGCTGGGCGTGGGCACCGTTCGGGTGTGCGCCGTGCACTGCGTGCGCGGCTTGGGGGTGCCCCGCGTGCGCGCCGTGGTGGGCGTGCGCGTTCTGCTGAGCGAAGGCCGCCTGTTGAGCCTGGGCCCCCTGATGCTGTGCATGCGCCGCGTGTTGCGCCTGCTGCTGCGCGTACGCGGCCTGCTGGGCCTGCTGCTGCGCGTACGCGGCCTGCTGCGAGTGCGCGGACTGCTGGGCCTGCTGCTGCGCGTACGAGGCCTGCTGCGCCTGCTGCTGGGCATAAGCGGCTTGCTGTGCCTGCTGCTGTGCGAGTGCGGCCTGCTGGGCCTGCTGTTGGGCGTAGGCAGCCTGCTGTGCCTGCTGCTGCGCGAGCGCGGCTTGTTGCTGCGCGTGTGCGGCCTGCTGGGCCTGCGCGGCTCGCTGTGCCTGCTGCTGCGCGAGTGCGGCCTGCTGGGCCTGTTGCTGCGCGTAGGCGGCCTGTTGCGCCTGGTGCTGTGCATGCGCCGCGTGTTGCGCCTGCTGCTGCGCGAGTGCGGCCTGCTGAGCTTGTTGCTGCGCGTAGGCGGCCTGCTGCGCCTGTTGCTGCGCGTGCGCGGCCTGCGCGCCGTGATGGGGCGCGAAGCCATTCGCGGGCCCGAACGCGTGCGTCGCCCCGTTGCCTCCGTTCAGGGGCGCGGCGGGCGGAGCCCCCGCACCTCCGAGGAGCGCGGCGACCTCGGGCGGCGGCTGCGGCTTGGTCTCCACGGGACGCTGGTTGAGGATCCGCGTCTTCAGGACGAACGGACCGCACAGCACCTCGTCCACGGAGCGGATCTCACAGGCCGTGACCTGGTGCCCGTTGACGAAGACGCCGCTGGTGCCGTTGCCCGCGTCCTGGATCGCGGTGCGGCCGTTCTGGAAGTACAGCAACGCATGGCGAGGCGACACGGACGCGTCGTCCAGCCGCAGATCCGACGACGCATCGGAGCCGAGCGCGTAGGTGCCGGGGACGAAGACCTCCGTCCCCACCAGGAGGCCGTCGCGGAGGATGACGACTTGCAGGACGCTGGGCTGGCCGCTCAACGGTGACGCTCCCTTCGAGGGGTGATGGGCGGTACGGCCCTACTGATCGTAGACGGTGGCGAGCGTCTCCGAGCGGAAGCTGTCCCGCTCGCGAAGCATCGACCGCGTCTTCAATTCCTTGCGGTCATACAGATACACGGCGCCGGACTTGTTCGTCTGGCCCTGGATGAGCCGGTCGTCGAAGTCGATGCGCGACGGGCCGCGCTGCGGCGGCGCTGACGCCGCGGCGGCCGAGGCATCCCCCGTCACCGGATCCGTGACGGCCGTGCTCGACTTCGTCTCGATGCGCGGGGGCGCCTTGCTCGAGCCCTTCTTGGCCCTGGGCGCCTTCGCGGCCTTCGTCTTGGAGGCGCGTGCACGCCCCTGGGCCCAGGCATCGTTCGCGGGGGAGAGGGGACCGAAGCCGAGCACGCTGGCGACGGCACAGAAGAGGAGGAAACGTCGCATCATCAACAGGTTAAGCGATGCGAGCCCCGACCTGTCAACGCACACTCCAGCCCCATGGCAGGGCCCGTGGCGATCAGGTGTGGGGGGCAGTCCACCTCACCTGGGGCGGACTCTCCACGACTCGTCCTTCTTCGTGCCGGTACGCTGGAAACGTCCCGTGGGATTCCCTCCGAGCAGTGCCTCCCCAGCATGCGAGCAGACGTGGCACGAAGTCATCGTGACATGGTGGGCGGATGGAGGATGCTCGCGCGCGGGAGGCATGCCCACGCGTGATAGGTGTCACTCGCCATCGGGGATGGATCGCGGCAGTGCTCGGAGTCCTGGTGCTCCTGGGGCTTGGGGTCCTGGTGCTGAAGCCCCCCAGCAGCCCCGCGCCAACGCCCGCGCCGTCCGCCGCTCCCGCCGGGCCGCGCCCCATCCTCCAGGCGGTGGGCCCGAAGCTCATCAGCAACCAGACCTCGCAGCCCATCTCCGTCTACGGAGAGAACCTGGTGCCGGGTCTGAGGCTGGTGCTCGGCGCGCCCCTGTCGCGCGAGGTGCCGCTCGCGGTGGTGGACGCGCGCCATGGCTACGCGAGGCTCCCGTCCGGCCTCGAACTCCCCGAGGGCACCTTCCATGCGGACGTGCAGCTGTCGCTCGCCGCGACCGGTCCCCGGCCCACGGGCACCGCGCGGCTCACGCTGATCAACGACGCGGCCTTCCCGGACCTGATGGCGATGGCGCTGTCTCCGGACGGGCGCACGCTCTTCGTCGCGTCGCCGCCCACGGACACGGTGTTCGCGCTGGACGTGGCGTCCGGGCGCGTGGAGCCGATGGCGGTGGGAGACGGGCCGTCCGCGCTCGCGACCTGGAAGGACGCCAGCGGCCATCCCTGGCTGGGCGTGGCCCACCAGCACGGCGCGGAGCTCTGGCTGTACGCGCTGGACGCGCCGGAGCGCAAGGCCCGGGTCGTCCCCGCGCCCTCGGGAGCGTGGGGCCTGGAGGTGGACGGGGCGAAGGGCGTGGCCTTCGTCGCCGAGCACCTGCGCGACACGGTGCACGCGCTCGCGCTGGAGGATGGCCGTGAGCTGTGGCGCGCGGCCGTGGATCCGAACCCGCGCGCGATGGCGCGGTGGAACGGGCTGCTCGCGGTGGGAAGCCTCCAGACGGGGCAGGTGGTGCTGCTGCGCCAGGACGACGGCCGGGAGCTGGCGCCGGTGGTGCCGAAGCCCGGCGTCCCCATCATCGGAGGCCCCACGGAGGCCTTCTCCGCGCAGGTGATGGGCGGCAAGGCGCCGCGCGCCCTGGTCGCGAGCGACCGCTTGAAGCGCCTCTTCATGTCGAGCCTGGGGCCGAACGTGGGCCCCAACGCCCAGCGCATGGAGGTGAGCGCGAACAGTGGCGTCGCGGTGCTGGACCTGGACCGGCAGGAGGTGGTGCGGCACCGGGGCTTCGGCGCGGGCGTGACGGAGGGGCTGGCGCTGGATGACCGCGCGGGGCTGCTCTACGCGGCGGACGTGGGCCTGGGCCAGGTGCGGGTGCTGGACGCGAAGGCGCTGGTGAAGAGTGACGCGGGCGCGCGCGAGGCGCTGCTCCAGACGCTGCCCGTGCCCCCGCCGGAGGGCACGCCGTGGATCCGCCCCGTGGAGGACCTGGGCACGAAGGGCAGGGCGGGATTGGAGCTGCACTCCGGGCCGCGCTCGCTGGCGCTGTCCCCGGACGGGCGCACGCTCTACGTGCTCAACCGCTTCACGGGCACGGTGGCGGTGGTGGACGTGAGCAACGCGCGCGCGGGCAGGGCGAGCGTGACGCGGCAGTGGCCCGTGGTGGACGTGCGCTCGCGCGAGCAGCGCCGCCTGGGCCAGGTGCTCTACTTCACCGACGTGGGGCGCACGGGCATGAGCTGCGACGCGTGCCACATCGAAGGGCACACCGGCGGCGTCTTCTTCGAGAAGACGCGCCCCATGCGCATCTACCGGTCCACGACGGCCCTGGGCAGCCGGGACACGCCGCCCTACTTCACGCCCGCGAGCACGCGCAGCATCGCGGAGACGGTGGAGACGGTGGGCGGGCGCAACCGCTACCACAACCCGGATCCAACGCCGTCGGAGGTGGAGGCGCTGGCGCTCTACACCTCGCTCTTGCCCACCGCGCCCAACCCCTACCGGGGCGAGGACGGCGCGCCGCTGGAGACCGTCACGCTGCCGGACGGGAGGACGGGCCATCCGGTGAAGGGCCTGGCGCTCTTCGAAGGGAAGGCCCGGTGCCTGGCCTGCCACCCCGCGCCCCTCTACACGCTGGACCAGGACCCCGCGACGCGGGGCCAGTACCAGGACGTGGGCACGCCCATCGCGCTGCCGCTGCGGCTGGCGCAGCAGCAGTTGGTGACAGGCGCGGCGCCGCCCTCGCTGGTGGGCACCTGGGACGTGTGGCCCCTGCTGACGAGCGCCACGGCGGGCTACGCGGTGCAGGAGGACCGGCTCGTGGTGGGCTCGCGCTTCCCCCTGCGCACGCTGCTGGAAACCCCCGGCCTGAACCACGGCGCCGCGCAGGAACTCAGCGCCGAGGAGCGGGACGACCTGCTCGCCTACCTGCTCACGCTGTGAGGGCTAACGCGCGGGATTGGAGTGGAAGGGGAGCAGCACCGCGGCGCGGACCCGGGTGGCCAGGGCTTCGGAGAGCAGCGGCCACCCGAACGCCGCGAAGGTGAGCACCGCCATCATCCCGCTGAACATCCACAGCCCCATCATCACCGCGATTCCCAGGTGCAGGCCCAGCGTCAGCGCCACCCAGAGCCCCCGCGTGCGCCGGGGCCAGACGCAGAACGCGTAGCCCACCTCCACCAGCAGCGTGCCCCACGTGGCCAGCTTCACCACCCATGGCACCCCCGCGAGCCACGCGAAGTCGAACTGGCCGTACTGGGGCTGCATCAGCACCTCCCAGAGCGCCGTCCCGTCCCGCCACACGGGGCCCAGCATCTTCTCCAGGCCCGTGGTCAGGTAGATGATGCACAGGTGCACCTGCAACACACGCAGCGACAGCGTCGCCAGCGCGGACGGCGCGCCGGAGAGCCTCTTCGCCCGCACGTCCAGGGAGTACGCCGTGCCCACCGGCATCACCGCGCAATAGAACAGGCTGATGTGCGCGAAGGTCTCCACGCCGTAGGAGAAGAAGCTGATGCTGTTGAGCAGCACCGTGTGGAGGACCCACGCCGTCACCGCCGACAGCCGCGTGTGCAGGCCCAGCAGCAGCCCCAGCAGCGCCATCACGTAGACGAACGTCAGGCCCTGGATGCTGGCCGCCTGCGTGAAGCCCAGCGGCTCCAGCGCGGCCACCACCATGCCCACCCGGGGCACGGACGGGGACGCCATCGCCTCCGAGACGCTCCAGGGCACCCAGCCCCGGTCGCCCAACAGCTCCGGCAGGCTCTCCGACAGGCTCCACGCCTGGATGAGCAGCAGCGCCGCCACGCCGATGCGCAGGACGCCCAGCGGCTGCGGAGAGGAGGGCTCGCCGACGAACGCCGCCAGCCTGTCGCCCACGGCGGACTTCCAATTCCTGGCGCTCATGGCGTCACCTCCCCGGTGGACACGGCCGCGGGAGCGCGCCGCTGGAACTCCGCGCGGTAGGCCTCCGTCCAGAGCGGCTGCGACCCTTGAAGGTGCTCCGCCATGCCAGGCAGTCGCAGCGACTCCACGCGCACCGTGACGGCTCTCGCGTCCGGGTGCCGGCCGAACATCGCCGCGGCCCACGCGCGGGCCAGCGCGTCCCGGCTCTCCTCCAGGCTGAAGCGCAGGTTCATGGAATGGATGCGCACGCTCACGGCGCCGTTGTCCGACCGGAAGTCGTCGTGCAGCTTTTCGCCGGACGCACCCTCCACGTCGAAGGAGACACGCACCGCCGGGCTGATGCCGGGGGCGAAGAAGCTGAAGCCGCTGCTCGAGCCCGTCCAATGCCCGTAGGCCTGGGTCCAGGTCCTCGTGGCGTCCGTCAGCGGGAGCAGGGGCACGTGCAGCGCGCCTCGGGCCACCATCACCAGGTGCAGCACGGCGAGGCCGGTCAACAACCCGTGCCGGGGAGTCAACGTGTGTCGCATGGGGGCTCCAGACCGAGCGCCGGAGGGGGCACCTCCGGCGTCGGGTCCGTCTTGAATGGACCGCTACTTCACTTCAGGGGGTTGTGACGTCCGCGGACGCTCAGTTGCAGTTGCCCGAGATGCTGCCGCCGCCGATGAAGAGGCCCAGCAGGTTGCCCGTGGTGTTGCCGATGATGTTGCCGCCACCCAGGATGTTGCTGAGGATGCCGCAGTTGCCGTTGCCGCTGCCGCCGGAGCCACCCGCCAGGGGGCCCGTCTTCGACACCAGCACGACCTCCTCCATGGCCACCGCCATGCGCGGATCGTGGCTCTTCACCTCACGGTTGTGAGCCATCGCGCCCGTCGCACCCAGCGCCAGCACGAACATCGCCACGGTCCCGCCCAGCTTCATGGTCGTCTTCTTCATGGTCTTGCTCCTTGGGGATTGAACTGCATGGGCAATGTCTTTCCCCTCCCCGAAATCGGAACCATCCCGGTAAGACCAGGATTCTGTTGAGGGTTGATTCCAGGCGGGATGTGGACATTCCAGCCTGATTGGCGGCGGCCTTTTCTTTGTCGGCGCGAAGAGGTGGGTGCGCTGTCGGGGCCTTCACGTGGATCCGGCCCGCGGGTCGCTTGCGTTGGAAGGGGGGGCTGAGGTCTACAATCCAACGGATGCGTTCCTCCCCCCGGGTCGCCTGGCTCCTGCTTCCTACGTTGTGGCTGTCGTGCACCGACGCGGGGCTCTATTCGATTGATGACCGCGCGGGCGGCACACGGGACCGCGCCAACTTCGAGGGCGACCTCTGCGTCCCCGAGGCCACCGGCGACGCGTTCCCCGTGAAGGTCCTCTTCGCGCTCCAGGGCGGCACCGGCGTGGATCCGGCGATGGTGGGCGCCGCGGTGGACGGGCTCACCACGCTCACGTCGCGCTATACCGGCCCCCAGATGCGCTTCGGGCTGGTGGCCTTCCACTCGGTGGCCACCGGACTGCAGGGCAGCTTCACGGACGCCGCCAGCTTCCAGGCCGTCCTGCCCCGCTACGCCAGCTACCAGCAGGATGGCCCCATCAGCATCCGCTCCGCGCTGCGGCTGTCCAAGAGCCTGATGTCCGGCGAGATGCAGACCGCCTGCAAGGGGGAGGTCGCGCGCTCGCGCTACGTGGTCGCGCCCGTCATCCGCAGCTCCGACGTGAGCTGTGACAACCCGGCCTTCAACATCGGCATCGACAGCCGCTGCACCGCGCTGTCCAAGGCCGCGGGCTGCAACGCGTCCCCGGAGGCCCAGTCCGCGTGCAACGCGTCGTGCAGCCAGTGTGAGCTGACCGCCGTGGTGGGCGAGCTCAAGGGGCTGGTGGAGCAACTGGGCGCGGGCGACGTCAGCGTCCAGCCCATCTACGTCCGCGATACCTCGCCGGATCCCGTCACGCGGTTGCAGGTGGCCGCCATCGCCAACGCGGGCGGCAGCGCGCCCGTGGAGACCGACGCCTCGCTCCTGCCCAACGCGCTCAGGCAGCTGGACTACGGCGCGCTCGACAACGCGCTCAAGCTGAAGCGCTTCCTCGCCTTCAACCGCAACGTGCAGGTGCGCAACGGCCAGATGCTCACCGACAGCGACGGTGACGGCGTGGCGGACGACGACGAGCGCGCCCTGGGCCTGGACCCCACCGTCCCCGACACCGACCAGGACGGCCTCATGGACGGCGTGGAGCTGCGCATGGGCCTGGACCCGCTCGCCGTGGACATCATCAACGGCTGCAGCGTGGTGCAGGACACGGACGGCGACCGGCTCAACGACTGCGAGGAGCGCGTGCTCGGCAGCGACCCCTGCGTGGGCGACACGGACGGTGACGGCCTGCCGGACCTGGTGGAGGCCCTGTCCCGGACGAATCCGCTCGTCGCCGAGGACCTGCTCGACACCGACCGCGATGGCCTCACCAACGTGGCGGAGGTGGAGGCCCACGGCGACCCGCTCAGCGCCGACCTCGACTTCCACCGGGAGCGCGGCTACGGCTACTCCATCGTCCCGCTGCCTCCCACGGCCACCAGCGACCGCGCCTGCTACCGCACCCGCGTGGAGAACGTCTCCCTGGTCCCCACCCTGGAGCGCCCCCACCCGCTGATCCCCGGCGAGGTCATCCGCGCGGGCACCAACGAGGTCTACCTCTACCTCCAGGTGGGCCGGGACAATGATCCGCGCGGCGCCGGCGTGGGTTCGCTCTTCATCCAGGAGATCCAGTACGACCCCGACACGGGCCGCACCCCCGCCGGCATGGTCCCCCTCGTCTCCGACGACTTCATCGTGAGCAACTGAGCCGGCCCGCTGGCGTGGGGTGTTCCCCACAGTCTGAATGGGGTGTCCCCCCCACACCCTTCCTGTAGCAGTCCCTTCTGAACGCATAACCCCTTGAAGTTCCTGACCCTGAAACTCCTACAGACGCGGGATCGCCTCTTGCTAGGGCGGGGGTTGTGAAAGGAGTCACCATGACTATCGGTCGCATTGCCCCCATGTTGGCGCTCGGAGCCTTCCTGGTACTGAGCCCCCGTACCGTGCAGGCCCAGGAGCAGAACCCGGACAACCCGGAGTGCCTCGGAGACGAGTGCGGTCGGCCCAAGGAGGAGGGCGGTGGCTGTGGCTGCGGCTGCGGCTGTTCCGTCTGGGTGGCGTACACGGACGACGGCAAGACGCTGTCGTACACGGACGACGCGGACGGTGACGGCAAGGCGGACGACAAGGACAACTGCCCGTTCACGTCCAACCGCGACCAGACGGACGGTGACGGCGACCTCGCCGGTGACGCCTGCGACAACTGCCCGGCCGTCTCCAACGCCACGCAGCTGGACATCGACGGTGACGGCACCGGCGACGCGTGCGACCCGGACGACGACGGCGACGGTGTCGATGATGCCGTCGACAACTGCCCCACCATCCCCAACACCAGCCAGGCGGACAACGACGGGGACGGCATTGGCGACGTCTGCGACGACGACGACGACAACGACGGGCGCAAGGACGGCGAGGACAACTGCCCGCTCATCGCCAATGAGAACCAGCAGCTGCCGGCGGACGTGAGCGCGTGCCGCGTGGACGCGGACGGCGACAACGTCTCCGACAACCTGGACAACTGCCCCGGCCTGTCCAACCCGGACCAGAAGGACACCAACGCCAACGGCATCGGCGACGCGTGCGACCCGGACATCGACGGCGACTCCGTGCTCAACGCCGCGGACAACTGCCCGGCGGTGGCCAACCGCGACCAGGCGGATGACGACGGCGACGGCCTGGGTGACGCGTGCGACACGCGCTACTGCGTGGTGCTCAACAAGGACAACCCCAACGACTGCCTCGACCCGAAGTCGCCCTTCAGCGTGGGCACCGGCGGCGTCATCAGCGTGGAGAAGACGGGCATGGCCGTGCGCCCGCCCCTGTTCGCCAACCGCAACGGCGCGGCCATCGAGTACACGTGGACGGTGGTGAAGCGTCCCTCCGGCTCCACCGCGGTGGTGGAGAACCCCAAGGGCGCCGTCACCTACAGCCGCCACTGGGAGTACCAGTACGTGGACGGCAGCGTGCCCAACTTCAACCCGGACAAGGAAGGTGAGTACGAACTGCAGGTGTCCACGCGCCTGGCCTTCGCGGACCGCGTGTTCCCCGAGCAGCGCGCCTCCGTGTCCAGCCTCT
The sequence above is drawn from the Corallococcus sp. NCRR genome and encodes:
- a CDS encoding HTTM domain-containing protein, which produces MSARNWKSAVGDRLAAFVGEPSSPQPLGVLRIGVAALLLIQAWSLSESLPELLGDRGWVPWSVSEAMASPSVPRVGMVVAALEPLGFTQAASIQGLTFVYVMALLGLLLGLHTRLSAVTAWVLHTVLLNSISFFSYGVETFAHISLFYCAVMPVGTAYSLDVRAKRLSGAPSALATLSLRVLQVHLCIIYLTTGLEKMLGPVWRDGTALWEVLMQPQYGQFDFAWLAGVPWVVKLATWGTLLVEVGYAFCVWPRRTRGLWVALTLGLHLGIAVMMGLWMFSGMMAVLTFAAFGWPLLSEALATRVRAAVLLPFHSNPAR
- a CDS encoding MtsA protein, which translates into the protein MEDARAREACPRVIGVTRHRGWIAAVLGVLVLLGLGVLVLKPPSSPAPTPAPSAAPAGPRPILQAVGPKLISNQTSQPISVYGENLVPGLRLVLGAPLSREVPLAVVDARHGYARLPSGLELPEGTFHADVQLSLAATGPRPTGTARLTLINDAAFPDLMAMALSPDGRTLFVASPPTDTVFALDVASGRVEPMAVGDGPSALATWKDASGHPWLGVAHQHGAELWLYALDAPERKARVVPAPSGAWGLEVDGAKGVAFVAEHLRDTVHALALEDGRELWRAAVDPNPRAMARWNGLLAVGSLQTGQVVLLRQDDGRELAPVVPKPGVPIIGGPTEAFSAQVMGGKAPRALVASDRLKRLFMSSLGPNVGPNAQRMEVSANSGVAVLDLDRQEVVRHRGFGAGVTEGLALDDRAGLLYAADVGLGQVRVLDAKALVKSDAGAREALLQTLPVPPPEGTPWIRPVEDLGTKGRAGLELHSGPRSLALSPDGRTLYVLNRFTGTVAVVDVSNARAGRASVTRQWPVVDVRSREQRRLGQVLYFTDVGRTGMSCDACHIEGHTGGVFFEKTRPMRIYRSTTALGSRDTPPYFTPASTRSIAETVETVGGRNRYHNPDPTPSEVEALALYTSLLPTAPNPYRGEDGAPLETVTLPDGRTGHPVKGLALFEGKARCLACHPAPLYTLDQDPATRGQYQDVGTPIALPLRLAQQQLVTGAAPPSLVGTWDVWPLLTSATAGYAVQEDRLVVGSRFPLRTLLETPGLNHGAAQELSAEERDDLLAYLLTL
- a CDS encoding calcium-binding protein is translated as MRSSPRVAWLLLPTLWLSCTDAGLYSIDDRAGGTRDRANFEGDLCVPEATGDAFPVKVLFALQGGTGVDPAMVGAAVDGLTTLTSRYTGPQMRFGLVAFHSVATGLQGSFTDAASFQAVLPRYASYQQDGPISIRSALRLSKSLMSGEMQTACKGEVARSRYVVAPVIRSSDVSCDNPAFNIGIDSRCTALSKAAGCNASPEAQSACNASCSQCELTAVVGELKGLVEQLGAGDVSVQPIYVRDTSPDPVTRLQVAAIANAGGSAPVETDASLLPNALRQLDYGALDNALKLKRFLAFNRNVQVRNGQMLTDSDGDGVADDDERALGLDPTVPDTDQDGLMDGVELRMGLDPLAVDIINGCSVVQDTDGDRLNDCEERVLGSDPCVGDTDGDGLPDLVEALSRTNPLVAEDLLDTDRDGLTNVAEVEAHGDPLSADLDFHRERGYGYSIVPLPPTATSDRACYRTRVENVSLVPTLERPHPLIPGEVIRAGTNEVYLYLQVGRDNDPRGAGVGSLFIQEIQYDPDTGRTPAGMVPLVSDDFIVSN
- the mtsC gene encoding cell-cell cohesion MYXO-CTERM protein MtsC, giving the protein MTIGRIAPMLALGAFLVLSPRTVQAQEQNPDNPECLGDECGRPKEEGGGCGCGCGCSVWVAYTDDGKTLSYTDDADGDGKADDKDNCPFTSNRDQTDGDGDLAGDACDNCPAVSNATQLDIDGDGTGDACDPDDDGDGVDDAVDNCPTIPNTSQADNDGDGIGDVCDDDDDNDGRKDGEDNCPLIANENQQLPADVSACRVDADGDNVSDNLDNCPGLSNPDQKDTNANGIGDACDPDIDGDSVLNAADNCPAVANRDQADDDGDGLGDACDTRYCVVLNKDNPNDCLDPKSPFSVGTGGVISVEKTGMAVRPPLFANRNGAAIEYTWTVVKRPSGSTAVVENPKGAVTYSRHWEYQYVDGSVPNFNPDKEGEYELQVSTRLAFADRVFPEQRASVSSLFVKVGKQDSDGGGCTSLPAGGSAAALGAGVLGLLLRRRKKA